In the genome of Triticum urartu cultivar G1812 chromosome 5, Tu2.1, whole genome shotgun sequence, one region contains:
- the LOC125555998 gene encoding SKP1-like protein 11: MAATAADASSSSSSINEVVVGEKSNKMITLISCDGEAAKMSMTIKHMIKDGCVDDGIPLPNVRAKILSMVIEYCSKHAANDDDTNKHVTDPADTDEDGDNNNNNANAGEKENLKSFDASLVAVDQATVFDIILAANFLSIKGLLDLACQKVADDIKDKSVEEVHEIFKIENDFTKEEEEAVRKDNAWAFNE, translated from the coding sequence ATGGCTGCGAcggcggcggacgcaagcagcagcagcagtagcattAACGAGGTCGTGGTGGGCGAGAAGAGCAACAAGATGATCACGCTGATCAGCTGCGACGGCGAGGCGGCGAAGATGTCGATGACCATCAAGCACATGATCAAGGACGGGTGCGTCGACGACGGGATCCCCCTTCCCAACGTCCGCGCCAAGATCCTCTCCATGGTCATCGAGTACTGCAGCAAGCACGCGGCCAATGACGACGACACCAACAAGCACGTCACAGACCCCGCCGACACCGACGAGGACGGcgacaataacaacaacaacgcCAACGCCGGCGAGAAGGAGAACCTGAAGAGCTTCGACGCCAGCTTGGTCGCCGTCGACCAGGCCACGGTGTTCGACATCATCCTCGCCGCCAACTTTCTGAGCATCAAGGGGCTCCTGGACCTCGCTTGCCAGAAGGTGGCCGACGACATCAAGGACAAGTCGGTTGAGGAGGTGCACGAGATTTTCAAAATCGAAAACGACTTCACCAAGGAAGAGGAGGAGGCCGTCAGAAAGGACAACGCCTGGGCCTTCAACGAGTAG
- the LOC125555999 gene encoding endoglucanase 4-like, giving the protein MGSPKACMSTYLIAVLCLVTGARSAAAFNYADALDKAVLFFEAQRSGKLPPGQRVAWRADSALSDGNASNVDLVGGYYDAGDNVKFGLPMAFTVTMLSWSVVEFGGAMPPGQLANAEAAVRWGSDYLLKAATATPGALWVQVADPYQDHRCWERPEDMDTPRAAYKVTPQNPGSDVAGETAAALAAASLVFRARDPAYSSKLLRAARQVFDFADRYRGSYIDSLSSIVCPFYCSYSGYKDELLWAATWLHLASSPSPSSQSVYLTYINSNGHTLGGEQDAYTVSWDDKRAATKVLLSKLFLQNRVESLRTYKAHADKYICSLVPGAGGFQSQYTPGGLLFTERDSNMEYVTSTTFLLLTYAKYLSSTDGAASCGSTAVTPSTLVSLAKKQVDYILGANPAGMSYMVGFGARYPRRVHHRGASMPSVRDHPARIGCDEGFHYLHSSDPDRNVLVGAVVGGPDQSDSYSDSRDNYAQAEPSTYTNAPLVGALAFFAGAH; this is encoded by the exons ATGGGATCCCCAAAAGCTTGCATGTCCACTTACCTGATCGCCGTCCTCTGTCTGGTCACCGGTGCGCGCAGCGCCGCGGCGTTCAACTACGCGGACGCCCTTGAcaaggcggtcctcttcttcgaGGCGCAGCGCTCGGGGAAGCTGCCGCCGGGCCAACGCGTGGCGTGGCGCGCCGACTCCGCCCTGTCCGACGGCAACGCCTCCAAT GTGGACCTTGTCGGAGGGTACTACGACGCCGGGGACAACGTCAAGTTCGGCCTGCCCATGGCGTTCACGGTGACCATGCTGTCGTGGAGCGTGGTGGAGTTCGGCGGCGCGATGCCGCCCGGCCAGCTCGCCAACGCCGAGGCCGCGGTGCGTTGGGGCTCCGACTACCTGCTCaaggcggcgacggcgacgcCGGGCGCGCTGTGGGTGCAGGTGGCGGACCCGTACCAGGACCACCGGTGCTGGGAGCGGCCGGAGGACATGGACACGCCGCGCGCCGCGTACAAGGTGACGCCCCAGAACCCCGGGTCGGACGTGGCGGGCGAGACCGCGGCGGCGCTGGCCGCGGCCTCCCTGGTGTTCCGGGCCCGCGACCCGGCCTACTCGTCCAAGCTGCTCCGCGCCGCTCGGCAGGTGTTTGATTTCGCGGACCGGTACAGGGGCTCCTACATCGACTCGCTCAGCTCCATTGTGTGTCCCTTCTACTGCTCCTACTCCGGCTACAAG GACGAACTCCTTTGGGCGGCGACGTGGCTGCACCTggcgtcgtcgccgtcgccgagCTCGCAGAGCGTGTACTTGACCTACATCAACTCCAACGGGCACACGCTCGGCGGGGAGCAAGACGCGTACACCGTCAGCTGGGACGACAAGCGCGCCGCCACCAAAGTCCTCCTCTCCAAGTTATTTCTGCAGAACCGGGTGGAGAGCCTGCGCACGTACAAGGCGCACGCTGACAAGTACATCTGCTCCCTCGTCCCCGGCGCCGGCGGCTTCCAGTCCCAGTACACACCAGGAGGCCTCCTGTTCACGGAACGCGACAGCAACATGGAGTACGTGACCTCCACGACCTTCCTGCTCCTCACCTACGCCAAGTACCTCAGCTCCACCGACGGCGCAGCCTCCTGCGGCTCcaccgccgtcaccccctccacCCTCGTCTCGCTCGCCAAGAAGCAG GTGGACTACATACTGGGCGCGAACCCGGCGGGGATGTCGTACATGGTGGGGTTCGGGGCGCGGTACCCGAGGCGCGTGCACCACCGGGGCGCCTCCATGCCATCGGTGCGCGACCACCCGGCCCGCATCGGCTGCGACGAGGGGTTCCACTACCTGCACTCGTCCGACCCGGACCGCAACGTGCTCGTCGGCGCCGTCGTCGGCGGCCCCGACCAGAGCGACAGCTACTCCGACAGCCGCGACAACTACGCGCAGGCCGAGCCGTCCACCTACACCAACGCGCCGCTCGTCGGCGCCCTCGCCTTCTTCGCGGGGGCACACTAG